One region of Cuculus canorus isolate bCucCan1 chromosome 6, bCucCan1.pri, whole genome shotgun sequence genomic DNA includes:
- the RAB17 gene encoding ras-related protein Rab-17 isoform X2, translating into MPATSLEGINPTYIYKVVLLGSTSVGKSSLAYRYVKNDFKESLPTVGCSFFTQTLNLEAATIKLEIWDTAGQEKYHSVCHLYYRGAHAALLVYDIANKETLNRAKLWLRDLEKEFLPDEIVIALVGNKTDLADEREVATEEGEEFARTKGLLFMETSAKSNHQVNNIFMAIAQELLQREQQKTATPSPHAWSTVDLGENRARTRCCKL; encoded by the exons ATGCCAGCCACCTCCCTGGAAGGGATTAATCCCACCTACATCTACAAAGTGGTTCTGCTGGGGAGCACGTCGGTGGGGAAGTCAAGCCTAGCCTATCGCTACGTGAAAAATGACTTCAAGGAGTCGCTGCCAACAGTGGGAT GCTCCTTCTTCACACAGACACTCAACCTGGAGGCGGCCACTATCAAGTTGGAGATCTGGGACACAGCAGGCCAGGAGAAGTACCACAGCGTCTGCCACCTCTACTACCGGGGTGCACACGCTGCTCTCCTCGTTTACGACATCGCTAATAAG GAGACTCTAAACCGAGCAAAGctgtggctgagggacctggagaaggaATTCCTTCCAGATGAAATTGTCATCGCTTTGGTGGGTAACAAGACAGACCTTGCTGATGAGCGAGAAGTTGCCACAGAG GAAGGGGAAGAGTTTGCAAGGACCAAAGGCCTCCTGTTCATGGAGACGTCTGCAAAATCCAACCACCAAGTCAACAATATCTTCATGGCCATAG CTCAAGAGCTCCTGCAGCGGGAACAACAGAAGACAGCCACACCATCGCCGCACGCGTGGTCAACGGTAGACCTGGGGGAGAACAGGGCAAGGACGAGGTGCTGCAAGCTCTGA
- the RAB17 gene encoding ras-related protein Rab-17 isoform X1, which produces MPATSLEGINPTYIYKVVLLGSTSVGKSSLAYRYVKNDFKESLPTVGCSFFTQTLNLEAATIKLEIWDTAGQEKYHSVCHLYYRGAHAALLVYDIANKETLNRAKLWLRDLEKEFLPDEIVIALVGNKTDLADEREVATEEGEEFARTKGLLFMETSAKSNHQVNNIFMAIAAPTCTVPGGFKGHNHSSLCFRCNISQGRGTNRSNLGCSNIREGFQALPKASFLLL; this is translated from the exons ATGCCAGCCACCTCCCTGGAAGGGATTAATCCCACCTACATCTACAAAGTGGTTCTGCTGGGGAGCACGTCGGTGGGGAAGTCAAGCCTAGCCTATCGCTACGTGAAAAATGACTTCAAGGAGTCGCTGCCAACAGTGGGAT GCTCCTTCTTCACACAGACACTCAACCTGGAGGCGGCCACTATCAAGTTGGAGATCTGGGACACAGCAGGCCAGGAGAAGTACCACAGCGTCTGCCACCTCTACTACCGGGGTGCACACGCTGCTCTCCTCGTTTACGACATCGCTAATAAG GAGACTCTAAACCGAGCAAAGctgtggctgagggacctggagaaggaATTCCTTCCAGATGAAATTGTCATCGCTTTGGTGGGTAACAAGACAGACCTTGCTGATGAGCGAGAAGTTGCCACAGAG GAAGGGGAAGAGTTTGCAAGGACCAAAGGCCTCCTGTTCATGGAGACGTCTGCAAAATCCAACCACCAAGTCAACAATATCTTCATGGCCATAG CTGCTCCAACCTGCACAGTGCCTGGCGGTTTCAAGGGTCACAACCACAGCAGTCTATGTTTTCGTTGCAACATCTCTCAAGGAAGAGGGACAAACAGATCCAACCTGGGATGCTCCAACATCAGAGAGGGATTTCAGGCCCTCCCCAAAGccagttttcttttgctttag
- the PRLH gene encoding prolactin-releasing peptide, with the protein MKLGAACLLCLLLACLSLPVARGRIHERSMEIRNPDIDPSWYTGRGIRPVGRFGRRQALAEGVHPAWGGRWQGCPPSHLHLQPPREEQSP; encoded by the exons ATGAAGCTGGGGGCCGCCTGCCTCCTGTGCCTGCTGCTCGCCTGCCTGAGCCTGCCCGTCGCCCGCGGCCGCATCCACGAGCGCTCCATGGAAATCAGGA ATCCGGACATCGACCCCTCCTGGTACACGGGGCGTGGGATCAGGCCGGTGGGGCGGTTTGGGCGGCGACAAGCCCTGGCTGAAGGCGTCCATCCTGCGTGGGGTGGCAGGTGGCAAGGCTGCCCCCCATCCCACCTACACCTCCAGCCTCCCCGGGAGGAGCAGAGCCCCTGA